Proteins encoded in a region of the Zea mays cultivar B73 chromosome 2, Zm-B73-REFERENCE-NAM-5.0, whole genome shotgun sequence genome:
- the LOC107305677 gene encoding U-box domain-containing protein 26 (The RefSeq protein has 1 substitution compared to this genomic sequence), protein MSIPHLFRCPISLDIFTDPVTLCTGQTYDRPCIERWLAAGHRTCPVTMQPLGDAALVPNRTLRHLIERWLSADHQISDATTPAAAAATSDDNAEEPSLAALKRCLQSGAGSGAKVAALKKGVALASESDVGRACMLQLGFLPVLLQLVFHAPTTRDLSEQEGLALQCALTLLPSSPASPQHGCLNMLKTEASLTSFVGLLARGPAAAKAGLCRLLETIATAAATRDLALAAAASPRVWQALLPLLRHDDERVSVAAVRAVAAICCAAEPARGSAVHQGAVPALLGCLAWASAGKGRGAAAWSALAALEALAASEAGRRAVARDPGAVRSLVRHVFMMSSSNEGSEHAVAALLAVCRESRAARTEAAAAGLVTQVLLLLQSQCGTRAKTRARSLLKMFKSM, encoded by the coding sequence ATGAGCATCCCGCACCTGTTCCGGTGCCCCATCAGCCTGGACATCTTCACGGACCCGGTGACGCTGTGCACGGGGCAGACGTACGACCGCCCCTGCATCGAGCGCTGGCTCGCCGCCGGCCACCGCACGTGCCCGGTCACAATGCAGCCGCTCGGCGACGCCGCGCTCGTGCCCAACCGCACCCTGCGCCACCTCATCGAGCGCTGGCTGTCCGCCGACCACCAGATCTCCGACGCGAcgacgcccgccgccgccgccgccaccagcGACGACAACGCGGAGGAGCCGTCGCTCGCGGCGCTCAAGCGCTGCCTCCAGTCCGGCGCCGGCAGCGGCGCCAAGGTGGCCGCGCTCAAGAAGGGCGTCGCGCTGGCCTCCGAGTCGGACGTCGGCCGCGCGTGCATGCTCCAGCTGGGCTTCCTCCCCGTGCTGCTGCAGCTCGTCTTCCACGCGCCCACGACGCGGGACCTGTCCGAGCAGGAGGGGCTTGCGCTGCAGTGCGCGCTCACCCTCCTGCCGTCGAGCCCGGCCTCGCCGCAGCACGGCTGCCTCAACATGCTCAAGACGGAGGCCAGCCTCACGTCCTTCGTCGGGCTCCTCGCGCGCGGCCCCGCCGCGGCCAAGGCGGGCCTGTGCCGCCTCCTGGAGACGATCGCCACGGCCGCCGCGACGCGGGACCTGGCGCTCGCCGCCGCCGCGTCGCCGCGGGTGTGGCAGGCGCTTCTGCCGCTGCTTCGGCACGACGACGAGCGCGTCTCGGTCGCCGCGGTGCGCGCGGTGGCCGCGATCTGCTGCGCGGCCGAGCCCGCGCGCGGCAGCGCCGTCCACCACGGCGCCGTCCCCGCGCTCCTCGGCTGCCTGGCGTGGGCGTCGGCGGGCAAGGGCCGTGGCGCCGCGGCGTGGAGCGCGCTCGCGGCGCTGGAGGCGCTCGCCGCGTCCGAGGCAGGGCGCCGGGCCGTGGCGCGCGATCCCGGCGCGGTGCGGTCGCTGGTGAGGCACGTGTTCATGATGTCGTCGAGTAACGAGGGAAGCGAGCACGCGGTGGCCGCGCTGCTGGCCGTGTGCAGGGAGTCCAGGGCGGCACGGACCGAGGCTGCCGCCGCGGGGCTGGTgacgcaggtgctgctgctgctgcagagcCAGTGCGGAACCAGGGCCAAGACCAGGGCGAGGTCGCTGCTCAAAATGTTCAAGTCCATGTGA